A segment of the Sulfurovum indicum genome:
CGTTAAATGAAGTGCATGATAAAGTCTATCTGGCCTCTGTTTTATGTAACGAGATGCACTATGAAAAGTCAGAAGAGGGTGGTGTTGATTTTTTCGGTGATCAGGTAGATATTGCACTGGCCCAGTTTGCTGCCAATGCGGATGAGTCCTATATAGAAAGCTCAAGGTCATACAGAAAAATTGATGAGATCCCTTATGAGCCGGTCAACAGGTTCTCTGCGGTTATGATGGAAAGGGACGGACAGATATTTCAGTTTGTCAAAGGCTCTCCTGAAACTGTACTTGAACACTGCGATATGACAGAAGAGGAGAAACGAGCGATATTGAAAGATGTGGATGAATGGGCGCTTAAAGGCTACAGGACTATCGCACTTGCCCATAAAGAGTCTACCGATGAAGAAAAGATCGATCTGAAGAATTTCAGCTATCTTGGTTTTGTAGCTATTATAGACCCGGTAAGGGAAGAGAGCCCGGAAGCGATCAGAAAAGCACAGCTGGCCGGTATTAAAGTGGTTATGATCACTGGGGATCATCCAAACACTGCACTGAGTATCTCAAAAGAGCTTGGTATTGCCTCTTCTGATAAGGAAGTAATGAATGAAAAAGAGCTTCTGGCCTGGGAAAAAAACGGTGCAAATGCGGAAGAACTGAAAAATAAAACAGTTTTTTCCCGTGTAAGTCCGGAACAGAAGATGAAGATCGTTATTGCCTATCAGACTCTTGGGCATTATGTTGCAGTTACAGGAGACGGTGTGAATGATGCGCCTGCACTCAGACATGCCAATATAGGTGTAGCGATGGGTAAGAGCGGTACAGATATTGCCAAAGCTACCAGTGATATCATCCTGACAGATGACAACTTTGCTTCCATTGTCAATGGTATCGAAGAGGGAAGACGGGCGCATGACAATATCAGAAAAGTTATCTACCTGCTGATCTCAACAGGATTTGCGGAACTGGTTCTTGTAATGCTCTCTTTTGTCACGGGACTGCCTTTGCCCCTTCTTCCTGTACAGCTTTTATGGCTGAATCTGGTAACTAATGGAATACAAGATGTGATGTTGGGACTTGAGAAAGCCGAACCGGGAATATTGAACAGAAAGCCAAGATCACCGCAGGAGCCTATTTTCAACAGACTGATGTTAAGACGTATTGTGGTTGGAGGGCTTTATATCGGTTTTGTATCTTTTATCCTTTTTTACTTTTTGCTGGAAAGCGGAGAGAGTGTGGAGAGTGCGAGAAACATGATACTGCTTCTTATGGTACTGTTTGAGAATGTTCATGTTTTCAATGCAAGATCGGAGATCAATTATCTGCATAAGATAGATTATAAAAACAGTATCTTTCTGATCTACTTGGTTATTTTCACACAGCTTTTGCACCTGCTATCCATGCATGTTCCTTTTATGCAGAAGGTGCTTTCAGTTCAACCGGTCTCTTTGGATACATGGATGAAGCTTGCTCTCCTTGCCATAGGTCTTGTAGTGGTAATGGAAGTTGACAAGTGGCTGATGAAAAGACGCATTAAGAAGCATTCAGCTCAAGCTCTTTTGCTATAGTGCAGTATGCCATTTCCAATAATGAAAAATTTTAGTTAGAATATGCCTTCACTTACATAGAAGGATATACCTTGGCACAAGCTCTAAAAGATTTTATAAAAAAAGAATCCTCAGCAGGAATCCTGCTGATCATTGTCACTGTTTTGGCACTTTTCCTGCAAAACAGTTTTCTTTCTGAATTTTATACGAAATTTCTGCATACGCATGTCGAGATACGTTTTGGAGATCTGCAGATAGCAAAACCTCTTCTTTTATGGGTCAATGACGGACTTATGGCAATCTTTTTCTTTCTTATAGGTCTGGAGGTCAAAAGAGAGGTCATGGAGGGGCACCTCTCTTCGGTGAAGCAGGTTGTTCTTCCCGGGATCGCTGCTGTCGGAGGTATGGTTGTACCAGCTTTGGTATTCATACTCTTTAACAAGGGTGATGCGTTTGCCATGAACGGATGGGCGATACCTACTGCAACGGATATAGCATTTGCACTGGGTATTTTGTCTTTGCTGGGAAACAGGGTACCTGTCTCTTTAAAAATATTTCTAATGGCCCTGGCTATTATTGATGACCTGGGAGCGATAGTGATTATTGCGCTCTTTTATACAGTAGAACTCTCTACAGTCTCTATTACCATTGCGGCTGTGTCTCTTGCCGTACTCTTCATTATGAACCGTATGAATGTTGCCGTAAAATCCGCCTACATAGTTGTAGGGATCATTCTATGGGTATCCGTACTTAAATCCGGAGTACATGCAACACTCGCCGGGGTTGCGCTTGCCTTTATGATACCTATGCATTCCAAAGATAAGAAAGGGAACAGGATTTCAATAGCAAAAGAGATGGAGCATGACCTGCACTACTGGGTCGCCTTTGCTATTCTCCCTCTTTTTGCTTTTGTCAATGCCGGGGTTGATCTTGGTGGTATTTCACTAGAAGAGATGGCCGGTTCTGTACCATTGGGGATTATGCTTGGGCTCTTTATCGGTAAACAGGTTGGTGTATTTGGTTTTTCATGGCTGGCTGTAAAAACAGGTATAGCTTCTTTGCCAAAAGAGAGTAACTGGGTTCTGCTTTACGGAGTGAGTGTCTTAACAGGGATCGGGTTCACCATGAGTCTCTTTGTCAATTCACTTGCCTATAATGATACACAGCTCTATCATTATGCTGATAAACTGGCAATTCTTCTTGGATCGTTCCTCTCTGCAATTGCCGGGTACCTTATTTTACGGATCAAAACAGGGAAGTAGAATCTGCCGGTATATGGACAAAAGAGCATTACATAGCTATTTAAACCCGGAATATCTACCAAAGATAGAGATTACTTTCTGGAGAGCATCAGCTCTTTCAGTTCTTTGATCTCATTTCGTAATTTTCTAATTTCCTGTTTTGCCGTCTCTTCACTTGCGTGGAACTCTTCTATAATATGTTCTTCTTCAGTATCATTCATTTCGTTCATCGCATCTACAACAATAGCGATAATGAGATTGACGATAATAAAAGTAGCAAGAAAAATAAACGGTATAAAGAACATCCAGGAGAGTGGATAGACCTCCATGACAGGACGTACTATTCCCATAGACCACGATTCAAGCGTCATGATCTGGAAGAGTGTATAAAAGGACTCACCCAGTGTTCCAAACCACTCGGGAAATTTTTCTCCGAACAGTTGGGTTGACATAATGGCAAAGATGTAGAAAAAGAGAGTAAGCAGTCCGGCAATGGATGCAATACCCGGTATCACCCCCAACAAAGCAGAAATGATCTTTCGCATTTGAGGTACAACGGTAATAAGCCTAAAGAGTCTAAGGACTCTTAAAATTCTAAATATTTCAAATCCGCCAGTGGTAGGAACCAGAGAGATTGCGACTATCGTAAAATCAAAAAGGGACCAGGCATCTTTGAAAAATGACATTTTATACACATAGATTCTCAATATGATTTCTATAGTAAATATTGCGACAACGGCTATATTGAATATTTCAAAAAAAGTATAGTAGTTCGCAGAAAAACTTTTTGATGTCTCCAGGCCCATTGTAATACCATTGAGAATGATAATACCTATGATAAAATTTTGGAACTTGCGGCTTTCTACGAGATGTTTTATTGCGTCATACATTGGTACCCTCTCTTTAAACTTTGATCGAATTGAATATAGTTTGGAATAAAAAGTGTACCTGAAGAGGAATGAGGATGAAACGATGTTTAGGTTTTGGGTCTCAAAACTGTTTCAGAAAAGGGATGCCCCCAGGTACGCTTGCGGCGGAATACTAATACATATAAATTAACCATATATAAATGAGAAGACATTGTTTTGGAAATTTTACAGAAAATAGCCTTTTAAAAGGCACACTTGATCATATACCGGTACATTCTGTACCGATAACAGGAGCTGCCGGGAGCAGGTTAGCGGCCGGCTACTCTTCTTTTGACATATTCTGCATAAAGTGCTTCAGGTTGGTTGGAAACGGGAAGACAACAGTATTGGTTCTATCGTTGGAGATATCACTCAGTGTCTGCAGGTAACGCAGCTGGATCCCCTGAGGGTTCTGACTTAAAATATTGGCTGCTTCAAGAAGATTTTTACTTGCTTCAAGCTCTCCTTTGGAGTTGATCACTTTGGCGCGCCGTTCCCGTTCTGCTTCTGCCTGTTTGGCAATGGCGCGTACCATACTGTCATCAAGATCTATATGTTTGATCTCGACATTGGCGATCTTGATCCCCCAGGCATCAGTCTGCTTGTCCAGTATCTCCTGAATATCGAAATTCAGTTGTTTCCGTTCTGAAAGCATTTCATCAAGTTCATGCCGGCCCAGAACGGAACGCAGAGTTGTCTGTGCAAGCTGGCTGGTGGCATCATAAAAATCCTCTACCTGTATGATCGCTTTTTCAGGATCAACAACGCGAAAATAGACGACAGCATTCACATGTACGGAAACATTGTCATGAGAAATGACATCCTGTGTCGGGACGTCCAGAACGATGGTACGCAGATCCACACGCACCATTTTCTGGATACCCGGGATCAAAATGATCAGTCCCGGACCTTTTACTCCTGTAAAGCGGCCAAGGGTAAAGATCACCCCGCGTTGGTATTCACGTAAAATACGTATGGCAAATGCCATGATAATGATCAGTATTACTACAACATAAAGTATTGTCATTGGTATAACAGGTAACATAATTTATTCCTTAATTGGATTGACGTGCAGAGTGAGTCCAGACAGACCTTCTACACGTACTTTTTGACCGATTTCAAGTACCTTTTCAGACGTTGCATTCCATATCTCGCCATGACAGCGGACACGGTATCCATCGTTTGTAGATAGAAGTACTTCGGCATCGGCACCGACCAACTCATCTTTACCTGTTACTACTTTTGCAGACCTTGAGCGAACAAGAAAACGCAGAACAAAGATAAAAAAAACCAGACTGACCAGCGAAAAGGCAATGACAAGGGGAATCGAGATCCCACTGCCGAGTGTCTCTGCATCAAACAGAAGCAGTGAGCCAAAAGCAAAAGCGATCACACCGCCGATACCCAAAATACCGAATCCGGTGATAAAAACCTCTGCTGTCATAAAGGCGATGCCCAAAATGATCAAGAGTAGCCCCGCATAGTTGAATGGGATCAAGTTCAGGGCATAAAGAGCGATCACACCGGAGATTACTCCGATCACACCGGGGAATATCTCTCCGGGATTCATAAACTCGAAAAAGATACCGTAAATAGCTATGAGCAGAAGTATATAGGCGATGTTTGGATCGGTAACAATAGAGAGCAGACGGGTTTTCCAGTCAGGCTCAAAGTAGATTATTTCAGTGTTTTTTGTACTCAGCGTGATCTCTTTTCCGGAGACCGTAACGCTTCTGCCGTCAAGTTTATTCAGAAGATCTGCAGTATTTTCGGCTATCAGGTCGATAACACCGTAGCGCAGAGCATCAACTGCTGAGAGACTTTTGGCTTCTCCTACAGCCTCCAGTGCCCAGGAGACATTACGCTCATTCAACTGGGCCAGACTTTTGATATAGGCCTTGGCATCGTTGAGTGCCTTTTTCTCAAGGGTAGTGACGGTAGTCGTATTTGAATCTGCTATCTTTACCGAGGGTGTCAGACTGACCGGTGTTGCGGCACCAAGATTTGTTCCGGGTGCCATAGCTGCCACATGGGAAGCGTAAATAAGATAGGTCCCTGCACTCGCGGCACGTGCACCTTTTGGAGAGACATAGACAATAACAGGAAAGGGACTGTTTGTTATCTCCTGTATCATCTCCCGCATAGAAGAAGAAAGGCCTCCCGGCGTATCCAGTTCGATCAGTATCATATTGGCATTTTGCTGTATTGCAGCTGCTATTCCCTCTTTGAGATAGTTGCTGCTTGCAGGACCGATTGTGCTTTTTATCTCCAGTTTGATGATTGTGGATGCCGAGGCAAAAAGCGGGAGAGATAGTATAAATAACAAATAAAGTAGACGTTTCATTTTGGTAGCTCTGCTTTCGCAGTTAAAAATAACTGTAATTCATAATATCCAATAAGTATAAGTAAAGTCAAGGGGGGATGATAATACTATTGAATATCTTGGAATAATCGTATTACGGGATTGTTCTAAATATTGTCGAACCACAGTTTCAGGAAGGTACTTCGGTCATACTGCCTGGCACCAAGCTGGAATTTGTAGGGCATATAGCTCTGTCCCAGGTTCCAGAAGGCAAAATCATTTTCCTGAAGGTATCTGGCAAGCAGTACCAGTTGGGCCGTACCGTAGTTTCTGTAGGCCTTTTCTCTACTGCTGAATCCGCTGAGGCTCGTATAGGTATTGCCGATGATGTAGCCTATCTCTCCGGCAACAGTATCACCATTCTCTTCAATGCACGCAGTAATGATCTGAAAGTCCTCTTTCATCTTTTGTGTTGCCTGGAGTATCTTCAAATAGTTCGGTGTAAGCCAGCTTTGTCGGTGGTATGTCTGTATCTTTTGTGCAACTGCGGTAATATTGTCTGTCGAAACTGTAAGTGAAAGGTTTTTCTTTGAGAGCAGTCTTCGAACCTTTCTACTGATATGCAGCTCTTCAAAATGGAGCAGCGCGTAAGAGAACTGGATCTCGGGAAGCAGC
Coding sequences within it:
- a CDS encoding cation-translocating P-type ATPase, producing MKFHTKKIDEVFSILDTDSSGLTSEEAEKRRKKYGLNILPVEPDKRVFQYFLQQFKSPIIYILLFAAFMALTIREYMDSGFIFAVLILNAVIGAYQEYSASQKAKLLQGLIKSNAMVIRDGILREIESQLIVPGDILIFEPGTKVTADVRLTETKNLIVDESLLTGESVDVHKDALFISNNEDLLLPERKNMLFAGTYISSGRGTGIAVATGKDTEAGKIAQLLSKKSKARIPLLEKMEKLSFTISIVIGIMVAALFVIGMLKGMSFYALFLFSVALAVSTIPEGLPVAITVALTSASIAMSKRNVIIRKLAAIEGLGACTLIASDKTGTLTQNKLSVEYFISPHRVYDTAALNEVHDKVYLASVLCNEMHYEKSEEGGVDFFGDQVDIALAQFAANADESYIESSRSYRKIDEIPYEPVNRFSAVMMERDGQIFQFVKGSPETVLEHCDMTEEEKRAILKDVDEWALKGYRTIALAHKESTDEEKIDLKNFSYLGFVAIIDPVREESPEAIRKAQLAGIKVVMITGDHPNTALSISKELGIASSDKEVMNEKELLAWEKNGANAEELKNKTVFSRVSPEQKMKIVIAYQTLGHYVAVTGDGVNDAPALRHANIGVAMGKSGTDIAKATSDIILTDDNFASIVNGIEEGRRAHDNIRKVIYLLISTGFAELVLVMLSFVTGLPLPLLPVQLLWLNLVTNGIQDVMLGLEKAEPGILNRKPRSPQEPIFNRLMLRRIVVGGLYIGFVSFILFYFLLESGESVESARNMILLLMVLFENVHVFNARSEINYLHKIDYKNSIFLIYLVIFTQLLHLLSMHVPFMQKVLSVQPVSLDTWMKLALLAIGLVVVMEVDKWLMKRRIKKHSAQALLL
- the nhaA gene encoding Na+/H+ antiporter NhaA encodes the protein MAQALKDFIKKESSAGILLIIVTVLALFLQNSFLSEFYTKFLHTHVEIRFGDLQIAKPLLLWVNDGLMAIFFFLIGLEVKREVMEGHLSSVKQVVLPGIAAVGGMVVPALVFILFNKGDAFAMNGWAIPTATDIAFALGILSLLGNRVPVSLKIFLMALAIIDDLGAIVIIALFYTVELSTVSITIAAVSLAVLFIMNRMNVAVKSAYIVVGIILWVSVLKSGVHATLAGVALAFMIPMHSKDKKGNRISIAKEMEHDLHYWVAFAILPLFAFVNAGVDLGGISLEEMAGSVPLGIMLGLFIGKQVGVFGFSWLAVKTGIASLPKESNWVLLYGVSVLTGIGFTMSLFVNSLAYNDTQLYHYADKLAILLGSFLSAIAGYLILRIKTGK
- a CDS encoding ion transporter codes for the protein MYDAIKHLVESRKFQNFIIGIIILNGITMGLETSKSFSANYYTFFEIFNIAVVAIFTIEIILRIYVYKMSFFKDAWSLFDFTIVAISLVPTTGGFEIFRILRVLRLFRLITVVPQMRKIISALLGVIPGIASIAGLLTLFFYIFAIMSTQLFGEKFPEWFGTLGESFYTLFQIMTLESWSMGIVRPVMEVYPLSWMFFIPFIFLATFIIVNLIIAIVVDAMNEMNDTEEEHIIEEFHASEETAKQEIRKLRNEIKELKELMLSRK
- a CDS encoding slipin family protein; this encodes MLPVIPMTILYVVVILIIIMAFAIRILREYQRGVIFTLGRFTGVKGPGLIILIPGIQKMVRVDLRTIVLDVPTQDVISHDNVSVHVNAVVYFRVVDPEKAIIQVEDFYDATSQLAQTTLRSVLGRHELDEMLSERKQLNFDIQEILDKQTDAWGIKIANVEIKHIDLDDSMVRAIAKQAEAERERRAKVINSKGELEASKNLLEAANILSQNPQGIQLRYLQTLSDISNDRTNTVVFPFPTNLKHFMQNMSKEE
- a CDS encoding NfeD family protein — translated: MKRLLYLLFILSLPLFASASTIIKLEIKSTIGPASSNYLKEGIAAAIQQNANMILIELDTPGGLSSSMREMIQEITNSPFPVIVYVSPKGARAASAGTYLIYASHVAAMAPGTNLGAATPVSLTPSVKIADSNTTTVTTLEKKALNDAKAYIKSLAQLNERNVSWALEAVGEAKSLSAVDALRYGVIDLIAENTADLLNKLDGRSVTVSGKEITLSTKNTEIIYFEPDWKTRLLSIVTDPNIAYILLLIAIYGIFFEFMNPGEIFPGVIGVISGVIALYALNLIPFNYAGLLLIILGIAFMTAEVFITGFGILGIGGVIAFAFGSLLLFDAETLGSGISIPLVIAFSLVSLVFFIFVLRFLVRSRSAKVVTGKDELVGADAEVLLSTNDGYRVRCHGEIWNATSEKVLEIGQKVRVEGLSGLTLHVNPIKE
- a CDS encoding GNAT family N-acetyltransferase → MSEIQLGIYPLRYEDVTSPFILRKKIYPDMQKNYYWSDDFSPEFYIAQAKAGFIAVTDIYQGRELLLPEIQFSYALLHFEELHISRKVRRLLSKKNLSLTVSTDNITAVAQKIQTYHRQSWLTPNYLKILQATQKMKEDFQIITACIEENGDTVAGEIGYIIGNTYTSLSGFSSREKAYRNYGTAQLVLLARYLQENDFAFWNLGQSYMPYKFQLGARQYDRSTFLKLWFDNI